The genomic segment GAcacaaaataaacataaaactagGATCCTAAATACAATGTAAAATACCAAATTATCCCTAAATCCATAAATTTACCCACAGATATAACAAAGTAACAAGTTAATCCCTCAATTAGCTTTGCATTCTGCAGCAGTCGTAGTCTTAAGGGCAGCCAAGTGGCTACTTATTAACACTGATGATCCAAAATAATTGGAAAGATACCTTTTAGGAAATGAACAGATTCATGAATCCAAGGAAACTAATAAATATCATATCATCAGAAAAAATCTTGATATTTACCTTTGATGTAATCGCTCACTCGCATCCATAGAATGACTTCAAAGATGGAGCAGATAACCAGAATAGTGTAGTATGAAGTACACAATAACTTCCATTGGTCAGTCTCCGGACAAATATTCTATCTACACTTCTCATACAAGATTCTATAAGACCTATTTAATTGCAAAAGATGTAGAGGCTGATGCTGCCTctgctattaaggaaattGGTTGGCGAGCCTGCAGGCAAGCACCAATATCAAAGGGATGCAACTCAGCACCATCAAAAAGAAGATTAACACCAGGAAGGATTATTTCTTTGCTGTCAGTTTCATCGGGATCAACTTTTGTTGCAGTTTCTGGGGTGGAATCATCAATTGGTCTTGTGGCAGCTTCGTATACAGGAGTTAGGGCATATGATCTGCAGATATAATTTAACActacaaataaataatagaCAAGCAAACACTgcaaagagaaaacaaaattgagaggaaaaaatgaaattgagtagACTGATTTAACAGACCTAAGAATGCTACCATCGAAGCTCAAAACTTCAGTCCGACAACGCTGCCGGCTGGCAAGTTTTAATCTTTGATGCTCACTAGATGCTCcagaaatgggagaagaagggTCTAGCAGTGGATTCCATCTTCCACTAGCATAGTTCATTAGATGCTTCGATAACTCCTTTGAATGATCCTTTTGGTGCTCCTTTTGGTAAAGAAGTTTTGCTGCAGGACCTGTTGCTTGATACTCTGCACAAACATCACGTAACCTTTTACGTATGCTTTGCATTGAATCATGCTGCTCAGTAAGTGAATCTGCTTGAAGTAACCGAGATGTGACAATCCTTTCACAAATATTATTGCATAATTTAGGGCTGAAAAGAGGCATCCCGAATTCAATACTCAATGGAACCCATTCATACTTCTCCTCATTGGGGGCAAAATGATCCGattctctttctttaaaaagCTTTAATAAGCGAATGTAACCAACCGTCCATAACTCTATCTTGTGAGCCAAATCAGTTAacaaatcattcaattttGAACATTCCTCCGCACATAGTCCCAGCTCATCCCCTACAAGAGCAACTGAGCCATCAGAGTTCTTAAGGGGTAAGGGTATGTCCAGTGTAACAACTTTGCCAGAACCATCTAGGTCATATCTGCTGAAGGGCTGCACTATAACAGCAGAGCATTTGAGAAGAGAATTTAAACAGTGTAAAAGTACACTTCCCTTAACTAAATTTCCTTCAAACTTTCCACCTAAGCCTCCAATTGTCGAACCATCCCAAGACCATAAAAGGGCTTTCTCACAACCAGCTAATGGTGCAGGCAACATGCGTAGACATTGTCCTTTCATCAGAACAACTGATAAAGGCCCACTAGCCACTGTTGAATATAGCACCAATTTCATCCATGGTGTCATTGATGAGTGAGAGGGAGGACCAAAATTAATGGGCCCGGTTGGTCCAGGAAGAACAGATGAATAAGGAAGAGGAACCATAGACACAACAATATCATAGTCGCGAAGAAATAACCGATCTAAGGTTGTCTTTGGCAGCGCAGCCAAGCTTTCACAGCGAAGGATATCCACTcgatatttctttttcctccttgAAGTTCCTTTTCCTATTTCAGGCCCTTCCATCTGTATCAGTTTATCATCATTCTGGACAATCAGATCTGACTTGGAAACCTCACTCTCGAGGTTACCATCTTTTGATAGGGTAGCAGATCTATCATCACCAATGGTTTCAGGTACAGAGTCATCCCCAACAGAACCTTCCCGACATATTTCTAAATTATTGGTATCATTAATGTTTTCTCCAGTTTCATTAGTAGATTGTTCTGCTACATCAGTCAATGAATTGTCAGCTACCAGAGTGGACTCATCATGGACAGAAGCTGACACTCCCATTCTATCAGCAATTTCCACTGTTTTAGTGTCATTGGCAACTCCACCAGATAGTAGACATTCCAAGACACAGCGGAGACTAAATGCATGATTTGCAAATTCCTGCAACTCTCCCTCAAATTTTGTTCCCTCTAATGTGCTCAGGTCTTTGCAAAGATCTGCAATGCTAGCATGACCTAATTTCCCTGCTTCATATAATGTCACGGCATGAGATTTCAATCCTGCAAAACCCAGTAAGAGGACATATAAATTATGTCAGAGAAAAGGAAACAGTAAGTACACACAGATGGTAtaaattcaaaaccataacAAATTATTATGCGAAATACTGGAACCTGCCTAATCATCAGCAGATGTAAAACTACAATGACTATAATATGGCTATGTTCCTCCCTCATGATACCACCACCATGGAATAACAAGGTAGCGCCTGTTGGGCTAGCTTGGAACAACTTTTCTACTCTAGAAAGCTAAAGTTGGGCCGAATAAGGTTTTGAAAAAACAGCttcttaatattaataaaagttaaaaatgagCTTCTTGGGGCTAAAAGTTAAAGCTCCAAACTAAAACTTCTAAGATCTGCAATGAGAAACCAATAGacaaatacaataaaatttaaagcaGAGAAAAGACATTCTTAGCTAATTCATATGATGTCAATCTAACAGAACTTTTACAACAGTTTTGGCAGGCAAAACAGGCCCTTGATGTGGTCATGTAGTGCATAAAACAATTGGACTGCAACAATGAATCAATTTATGTGTTTTACTCTTTCTTCTAGACATTAAGTGTCTGTCTATCTCACATATACAACTCTACATATGCactaataattgataaaagaGAAACTCTTCTTTAAAGGTTTTCATTGAGTATTGCCAATGCTACCAGTATTTGAACACTGATGTAGTAGGTataagaatagaaaaagaCAAATTGGCCTTACATTCTAGCATCCAAACAAAACCTAAATGAAGAGGGAGGTTCACATTAAGAGACAATAACAGTTACATAATTCCATCTGAAGAGCTCCGACAAATATCAGGGTAAACAGACCAGTCAGGAGCAACCCAATATTATGGCCACCTCTTTACATCTTTACAGGCTATGATGCCTAATTAAAACTATGGCCTATTTTGTGTACAGCAACCAAAGCATACAATGCTCAAAACTCTAGTTCATTTCAAATTGTTATTTACAGAAATTTGATCATCATATCTAAATGGCAGGTATGCCAAGCTCAAATTTATTATGCATTAATGGTTATGATGTCCAACAGAAGCAATGTATGGGGTATATTCAAAATGGGAATGACATCTAAGCTAGtcattcaaaaatataaagagaAAAGGTAACTAACCTGGTGAAACGGAGCCCATCATAAGATAAGATGTTATATTAGCATCGACAACAAAAGCAACCCGAGCATCACTAGAATGGGGCCCATAGTTTTCTGTCTCCCATAAATCTCCTTGTTGAGCATTCTCACTATCAGTGGACATGTTTGCTGAGGTTGAACTAGGGTGAGAAGCATCTTCTTCATCTGCAAGACTGACACCATGGGGAGGTACACCTGTGTTTTCTTGAAGCACAGATGCCGGGTCAATTACTTTTACTGCCCATCCCAAGCGACAAACAAAAGATGCAGCAGCCTGAAGTTGATTAAGATCTGCTTGTAACGTTGATGCCAGCTCAGCAACAGTTGCATTCTCACTTGAAACAACAAAAACCGCATATAGCAACCTGAATAGTGCAGTTACTAgctttaaaaatctaagtTGGCTCGCTACTAAACAACATTGAAATGACCACAAGATCAAACGATAACTTACTCCTCAATAGGATCCTCATAAGACTGCTCCTTGTTTGAAACGAACCCTTCAAGCCTAGAAACTGAACTACTATAGTATTAATAACTCAACTCACAAGTACAAACAGGACTCGAGCAGAAGTGGTCAGGCAGCTTGCCAATTCATAACACATTTAAGCAGCAGGAAgcagaattaaaatttcaatataattCAATAATGTAGTCCATAAAAGTATCCTAAAGAAAAGAAGGTAAGAAGAAAGCATGGAAAACTAATATCTTTTCaatgtcatatattttttagGGAAAACAACAAGGAGGCCCCTAAGAAGAATGCTTGGCTGATAAATAAGTCACTTCTAGGTCTTTGAACCCCCAGTCACTACAAACACCCCCGATCAATGCAATGGGTTGTGTctttttatcaatttcttGACTAAAAACGGAAGCAGGTTTGGAAAAGGATTTTTGAGTGTTTCAAGTTGACAAGAGCATCTCTTAGCAccatcttcttttttctttgttctccACAGGAGTTTGTCTTATTTCACAAATACTTCCCATGGTAAGGATTAAGGATAAGGGGGGCACAAGCATGCTTGGAGAGCTCAGCACTACAGAGAGTCATATGCTGCATTCGGAAGAGATTAAATTACTCCTGAATAGGAGGAATCTATTGATTCTCCATTTCTCTCCCAACTGGTTGGACTCTTGGTGCAATTATTTACTTCACAGACAAGGTCTCTGGTCAAATCATGCGAAAAAACAAACAGAAGGGGGAAACTACGGAATTTCTTAATATGAAAGGTATTAGGATTTTACTTTCGATAAGGTTAATCAATCAACAAAAATCAGGCTGACTATACTTCGTTGTCCAAATTACCACCAGCTAACACTCACAAAAACACTGCTGTGAAAAACCAAATATTAAGGGATTTTAATGTCAAAGGTATTTATGGAACAGAATAGGAAAATGGAGTAGTCAAAGCATTAACTATAAAGACATGCTATAACAGCATTAAGTCCATCATCCTTAACCAAGTTCAgtttcaaagaagaaaagatacTTTGCTTTAGgacagagaaagaaaattctCCGAATTGCAAAAAAAAGTGATGGGGATGTCTATGTTCTGATGTTAATTGTTTGTGAATATAATACAACAGCCTACTTTAATGTGTGTCACTCAACAAAGCTGCACTCTCCTTCAGTTCCAAACAGTCGGATAGTTCCTAATTTGCATTTGATTAAGGGGACCAGGTGGGGGGGAGTCAAAGAGGGTCAATGTTTCAGCAAATCCAAAAGATCCAAGTACTCCATGCTTCAGAGAATATTAATTCACAACAAAAATACTCATGTATGTACCTAATTACATGAATAACATATGAAATTTGAGTAATTAGCAAAAAGTATATTTTTAGACCTTGCAACCTCAAACACttggaaaattaattattctacTAAAGAGGTAAATATGGACAAATTTAGAAATCCTACTTTGGCAGAACAATTCTAAAAGCAAACAGCTGACCTTTAAACCGGTCATCCGGATAGACAGGGACATCAAAATAGACCAATCCCCGTCGATAAAGACCTTTTATAACATCAGGATCAAACAGGATAAAAGCATTAGCTTCTTCCTTGCAGATTTTATCTATTGTTGCCATTTCTTCTTCTGAAAGTTTCTATAAAAGCAACAAAGAAATGTTAGGTTGCAGATTAGACCAACAAAGACAAGTAGTTGTGTCTGAAAAGGGCAAAATATCAAGTTAATCTGATGACACTCTTTAGACAATAAGACAAAGACTCATCAGAAACCTCACCTTGAACTCTTCTAGGGTAAAGTTAACAAGACAAACTCCCCACCAAGGTTCAATTGGGAAGTCCACTGGTTGGGTAGGTAACAACTCTTTTGCAATCGACTTGTTCAGCTTCCACATAATTTTCTAAATAGCTCCAGATAAGTAAATAATAGGTAAGACAACAACAAATGTACTTCATTGGattcataaaaataatctAGTTTGCAAAATGCAGGACAAATAACGCCATCAAAAGTTTGCATGGTAAAACACAAGCAgcttaaattattttctcaattagAATGGATTCATTAGGATGACCATAAAAAGTTTATTAACAAATCTGCATCCAACAAATCTAGGGGGAACTATTAGATCTTAGCCAGTTTGTAAAACAATCCTAATTTATACTACATCAGGCCGAAAGTCAATGCTTTAATAATGTTATTATTGCCTCTGTTGTTCTCAAGTAAAGAGTAATGAGCATAATTGTCAAAGGAAGGAGTTCCAACTCTGTTCTCCAGTCTAGCCTTGCTATTACCATCAAAGTTCAAATCTGCCTATTAAGCAACTAACAGAAGAATAGAACAATCTACTCAAGTTACAACTGCTACGTTATCAAGCATGATGATGAGTATTAATCAGTGTACAAGTGCATGTATTTGGCTTGGATCACTTGTGCAGGCATATATAAAGGAGCAAGCACATGCACAAGCAACCATGGTGCTCACCAGCACACAGTTACACCCATGAATTTGTAAGCAAAAATCTGATCCACTACCTTAGACCTGCACTTGTTCATGATatcaataaattcatttctccCAATTCCCGTAAGTCTCAAGGCATCAGCGGCACTGAAATTTGGGATGCTGTCATAAGGTTGCTCTGTGAACAATAAGAAATGCCTGGTAATGATCAGTACCTATCTAATATGTAGCCAACACTGATTTATAAAGCGGTAACAATTGGTGAAAGGTCAATGCTGCACTAAATATGCATATAAATGCACATACATTTGTGTATGCAAATAAATGCAAATACACAATACTATAGGATTGATCAACCAATCAAATAAAAACCTCAATAAGAACAAGTCAAAGGTATATTGTAAATTGTAAACAATAGAGAAATTAAGATTGAGATGTTAGAGACAAATTTTATAAtacttaatataattatatatatatatatatattgacagATTGCATAACTCTACATCCAAACTGTCATATATTGTTGATAAGGCACAGAGAATATAGTACTAGAAGCACCAGAAGAAACATCTGGATTACTGGTTGAAGAAAGCATATGAGAATCAGGAGGTATGTTTACTGGATATGTGAAATTCTCGGTCAAATCAAACAAGGATGTTGAAGATGTCTTCTCTGAGATTACCAGTAATCTTTCAAGAGCCCTCAAATCATGCGCTCAAATGTATAGCCATCATTGCAATTGATGCTACTTTCTACCACGACAAAAATTGGAGGCAAAAAGggcagaaagagaaaattacatttttgatgcatttaaagaaaacatAATCATCTCTAGCTGTTCAATTCTTCAAGCAATCATTTCAAGATGCGTCCAATTTTTATCTAGCAATTGTTCATGTCTAGATTTCAGTCACTATTTTTTCTATCAACATAAGTTTCAAATTCCAACCACCCAACAAATCTGTACCAAACAGGTCATGCTATCAACTAATTTTCATCTACTTAGCAGATAATGGTCAATCAAACCACCATATAGAATGATTTCACTATGTTGTATCTTATTGTCTTGCCCCATTAGCACCCTGGCGATCAGTCTTTGTGCACATAATTCACACTACTACATGATAAAATTAGATGCATATTAGCTGTTATATACACCTAGAAATACTTAATATAGCAGACCCTGCCAATCtattgtaatttcattttatttttttttggataagttGAAGTTTATTCAACTTTAAACTAGGACAATCTAGAGCAATTTAGTATTAGCAATTCCATAATGGAATTCAATAATTCAATTACATACTTAATATGAATGCAAATCTTTGAAGAACAGAAAGACAAAACAAGCATAGCTCTAGCGAGATGCCAAATGCAATATATGAGATTTCTCAGCAGATCAATCAACCACATCTAGCTTCAGCCAAAAGTTTTTTCTATCATCAGTCACATCATTACATAGAAAGGAAGTTGCAGGGTAAAACCAAATAGGAGGGAGCAATTACCATTTTTCATAACCTCAAATATCATATCACAGTAATATCGGAAAGGAGACACCCTCATCACACGGCAAACATACTCCGCAAGGTGATAAGGGAATAACTGcaattaagaaatttaaaaagtgAAGTGCAAAGAACCACTAGAAATTTATCAGTGGAGAAAAAGGAAGGGAGCCATTCAACATATTGTACAAACTGCAACTGATGGGAATAGTTTTTACAGGAGAATGCATTCAAGTAGTCAATGTACGAAAGCCATTCTACAAGACCAGAAACGTATCTGGTGCTGCTCTTAAATGCAGTTCTTACCATGATAGTTCTGCTTCtaaatcaaaaggaaaaaaaccaaCATATTTTCATTCAAGTTCCAAATTGAGAGTTTAAAAAGTATTCTTTACTCATTGTGAAACAAGAATATTGATTATACGAGAACAAAAGTTTTGTGAAAACATATTACATAACAAAtcatattaaggaaaataaaaagaaagttcCAAAAACTTTCTAATTATCACGCACCGCTAGGTTCTTTCGCAAGTAACGCATCATCTCTTCATAATATTCACTTTCTTTGCAAACTTTGCGAGCAAAACAAGTGTTCCATTGGAGCCTTTTCTTGATACAATGGTCAATAATCCTAAATGGAGTTccatgagaaaagaaaaaaaaaagaagaagataaggGGGTAAGATCAAGCAATAGAACACTAACCACAAGAGCGCACAAAGAGATGagcatttaattcaaatgacTAATCAGGATAATAAGAATGCTTAACGGGAATATGAAATGTAATTTGCAAATTGCAATAGCGAGTGAAAACTGAAAACACAATTATATTCAATAGGCTGTAAAGATACCGGACATTAAATTGCTTTCCTtaaaaggattaaaaattGTCAGCATCCGAAAccaattcattttttattctaagcattgcaagaaagaaaaatttctcaaaaaacCTAATGAGCATATGTCGATTCACGGCATGATAGTTGGGTAAACAACAAAATTATGCCAAATTACAGATGACTATTACAAAACAAATTCAGTGACACCTGAATGCTGGATGATTTATCAAAAAGTTTTACCAAATCATTTATGCACAAAATATTATTCACGGAAGATGAACATCAATGCTCAATAGGAACATCTGAAGGTCCAATCTGCATTACTTACAAAGTTCTTTCTTGCAATGGCGTATAAAAGAGCAATGCCAGTTCAATTTTTCcatataatttcataaaactatttcaCAGAACTCCCTTGAGATAACATCAATTAATCCCTCAATCTTATATTAAGCATGAAGTAAGTATTTCCTcttcaaagaagaaaactaaCAGTTACTATCTGCTCTGTTTTGCAAATCGATCCTGAAGTTACTCTCTTAAAACAAAATACTGAAGTTCTTCAAAGCTACAAATTAAATTATCCTTGTAGGTGCAGTTAAAAAAGTGAAACAAAGGAAAGTAGCAGAATCCAAACTTTAACTAACCTTCGGTGCCATTCTTCTCTAGAATTAAGAGTGGCCTGAAGCCGTTTGGGCAAATTCTCCCACGAGCTTTCTTCCCTAATCGCTTTCAAGAACAACTGTTCCTCGATCGTCGCCGGAATGTGCTGCATTTTTATAGATCACTCAATCTTTTCCTCCCCTGCACATAAATCAATCAATCAGCTAGCGGAATAAATCATTGGCAAAAGAAACTTCGGTTGATAAATGAGCATTGGTGGATCCAACCTGAAAGAGATAGAACAAGAGGGTAGCTCCGATAGCGGTAGCAATTGCGGATCGAGCTAGGGTTTAATAAATTAGGGTAGAGGGAGATCTAATCTTTATataagaaatggaaaataaaattcattcagAAACGAGAAATGTTGGAATTGCTACTTCATCTACATGCATGTCTGCAATATGACGGGTGGGGCGTGGGTGGCCCCTTTGCGTTGATTTGAATTACCGAACCCACCGTAAAAAGTCCAAATAACTGGGAGTTGAAATAGTATCAGTAAAAAAATTCTTACAGTGATCTTCGCTTCGCTTTCTATTTTGGTCCGGCCGTGGAAATTGGCTTGGCTCGTGCGAGCTGGGATGAGCGG from the Theobroma cacao cultivar B97-61/B2 chromosome 8, Criollo_cocoa_genome_V2, whole genome shotgun sequence genome contains:
- the LOC18592106 gene encoding protein FAM91A1; translation: MQHIPATIEEQLFLKAIREESSWENLPKRLQATLNSREEWHRRIIDHCIKKRLQWNTCFARKVCKESEYYEEMMRYLRKNLALFPYHLAEYVCRVMRVSPFRYYCDMIFEVMKNEQPYDSIPNFSAADALRLTGIGRNEFIDIMNKCRSKKIMWKLNKSIAKELLPTQPVDFPIEPWWGVCLVNFTLEEFKKLSEEEMATIDKICKEEANAFILFDPDVIKGLYRRGLVYFDVPVYPDDRFKVSRLEGFVSNKEQSYEDPIEELLYAVFVVSSENATVAELASTLQADLNQLQAAASFVCRLGWAVKVIDPASVLQENTGVPPHGVSLADEEDASHPSSTSANMSTDSENAQQGDLWETENYGPHSSDARVAFVVDANITSYLMMGSVSPGLKSHAVTLYEAGKLGHASIADLCKDLSTLEGTKFEGELQEFANHAFSLRCVLECLLSGGVANDTKTVEIADRMGVSASVHDESTLVADNSLTDVAEQSTNETGENINDTNNLEICREGSVGDDSVPETIGDDRSATLSKDGNLESEVSKSDLIVQNDDKLIQMEGPEIGKGTSRRKKKYRVDILRCESLAALPKTTLDRLFLRDYDIVVSMVPLPYSSVLPGPTGPINFGPPSHSSMTPWMKLVLYSTVASGPLSVVLMKGQCLRMLPAPLAGCEKALLWSWDGSTIGGLGGKFEGNLVKGSVLLHCLNSLLKCSAVIVQPFSRYDLDGSGKVVTLDIPLPLKNSDGSVALVGDELGLCAEECSKLNDLLTDLAHKIELWTVGYIRLLKLFKERESDHFAPNEEKYEWVPLSIEFGMPLFSPKLCNNICERIVTSRLLQADSLTEQHDSMQSIRKRLRDVCAEYQATGPAAKLLYQKEHQKDHSKELSKHLMNYASGRWNPLLDPSSPISGASSEHQRLKLASRQRCRTEVLSFDGSILRSYALTPVYEAATRPIDDSTPETATKVDPDETDSKEIILPGVNLLFDGAELHPFDIGACLQARQPISLIAEAASASTSFAIK